A single genomic interval of Helianthus annuus cultivar XRQ/B chromosome 6, HanXRQr2.0-SUNRISE, whole genome shotgun sequence harbors:
- the LOC110864799 gene encoding pentatricopeptide repeat-containing protein At2g46050, mitochondrial, producing MPPSISKQLLITQLHKTAKNNPKPNQLQSINLSFISNALKIPDVKHQQLHSPMIKLGYNSILSLQNQLLSFYVKCNKSNYARKLFDEMLVRNVVTWNTLIRDSHMGLCYFRRMMMEKVNPDRITCLNLVIMSVQVGQIVMGRQFHCCIVKWGFGKDCYVNSCLVDMYAKLGFVLEARRVFQDVLEKDLVLWNVLVSCYALNGLTDESFEVFWMMRVDGVNGDEFTYTSLVNCCVSFAYRELGKQVHGLVLRFGLDRDVVVASALVDMYAKNEDIVDARNVFDDMSPRNVISWNAMIVGYGHCGDGKEAIKLLTEMLREDICPDELTLASIVSSCGDLSLNCQILQVHSYALKSGIISFLSVSNSFVNAYSKSGSIVSALKSFNAIKTPDLVSYTSMVQAYAFHGLSREAVDLFNKMVLESVSKPDKIMFLGVLSACSHGGLVTEGLHYFESMTKDYKIMPELEHYTCLVDLFGRAGQLDEAFNVLVSMPMKPGPDTLGSFIGHCKVYKNLELAKWAGEKLLMLEPNKNVNYALMSNTLACSGRWSDVAMIREAMQDNCGSKEPGCSWLEVVET from the coding sequence ATGCCACCATCCATTTCAAAGCAACTGTTAATTACCCAACTGCATAAAACCGCCAAAAATAACCCAAAACCTAATCAACTTCAAAGCATCAATCTTTCTTTCATATCCAATGCTTTAAAGATCCCAGATGTAAAGCATCAACAATTACATTCACCTATGATTAAGCTAGGTTACAATAGCATCTTATCATTACAAAACCAACTGTTGAGTTTTTATGTCAAATGCAACAAGTCCAATTATGCCCGCAAGCTGTTCGACGAAATGCTTGTTAGAAATGTTGTGACTTGGAACACTTTAATCCGTGATTCGCATATGGGTTTATGTTATTTTAGAAGAATGATGATGGAAAAGGTCAACCCGGATCGTATAACTTGTTTGAATTTAGTTATAATGTCGGTTCAAGTGGGGCAAATTGTGATGGGTAGACAGTTCCATTGCTGTATAGTTAAATGGGGGTTTGGTAAAGATTGTTATGTGAATAGTTGTCTTGTGGATATGTATGCTAAACTTGGATTTGTTCTTGAAGCGAGACGGGTTTTTCAGGATGTGTTGGAGAAAGACTTGGTTTTGTGGAATGTATTGGTGTCTTGCTACGCGTTAAACGGGTTAACGGATGAGAGTTTTGAAGTGTTTTGGATGATGCGGGTCGATGGGGTTAATGGTGATGAATTTACGTACACGAGTCTGGTGAATTGTTGTGTTAGTTTTGCGTATCGTGAATTGGGAAAGCAAGTTCATGGTCTTGTACTTAGATTTGGGCTTGATCGGGACGTGGTGGTGGCTAGTGCACTTGTTGACATGTACGCGAAGAATGAAGACATTGTTGATGCACGTAACGTgtttgatgatatgtctccaagAAACGTGATCTCGTGGAACGCTATGATTGTCGGTTATGGACACTGCGGCGATGGTAAGGAAGCCATAAAGCTACTTACAGAGATGTTACGAGAAGATATTTGCCCCGATGAACTAACTCTTGCGAGCATTGTTAGCTCGTGTGGGGATCTCTCTTTGAACTGTCAAATTCTTCAAGTTCATTCTTATGCGTTAAAAAGTGGAATCATATCGTTTTTATCGGTTTCTAATTCTTTTGTAAACGCATACTCTAAATCAGGTAGCATAGTTTCTGCGTTAAAATCATTTAACGCGATTAAAACACCCGATCTTGTGTCATATACTTCTATGGTTCAAGCATACGCGTTTCATGGTCTTTCAAGAGAAGCTGTTGATCTTTTTAACAAAATGGTATTAGAAAGCGTGTCGAAACCCGATAAAATCATGTTTCTTGGTGTTCTTTCTGCGTGTAGCCATGGTGGATTAGTAACTGAGGGTCTACATTACTTCGAATCAATGACTAAAGATTACAAGATTATGCCAGAACTCGAGCATTACACTTGTCTAGTTGACCTTTTCGGTCGAGCTGGTCAACTCGATGAAGCTTTTAATGTTCTAGTGTCAATGCCGATGAAACCTGGACCCGACACGCTAGGATCTTTCATCGGACATTGTAAAGTTTATAAAAATCTGGAGTTAGCAAAATGGGCAGGTGAAAAACTTTTAATGTTGGAGCCAAACAAGAATGTGAATTACGCCCTTATGTCTAACACGCTCGCGTGTTCTGGTAGATGGTCTGATGTGGCTATGATTCGTGAGGCGATGCAAGATAATTGTGGTTCAAAGGAGCCGGGATGTAGTTGGTTAGAGGTTGTTGAAACTTGA
- the LOC110864800 gene encoding uncharacterized protein LOC110864800 isoform X1: MADYSILGFVYSNQFYLFIIYFTTFLVSCCSHEDGYGSFTISSFTYTKTFIRPYDWRYIRVDLPTSFSSMTLALESDVHLDKDHVQQANISNLPMICVREGSPPLPDAYNTSITGLVLDPISNESLGTQSLQFAEKCYPMQKNILLKLTNEQISPGVWYFGLFNGIESTTTQLKMISGYSFSGNVSVEGCMGPSKSGQFCNQTIDQLSCVNQNSTQETFVSCRNNYESSCSGPKEPKVYTFDLFGVSEKITISTSKVKVNQNQLSDGTTSNQTRIGLMCYVRHGAMPSSSIHDYSGNIVDTPLAIQSPKVGRWYITIVPMDLSNGTMGNVKVCYSLTWQMRQCPQNKAGVNCTWERYMLQTVLRKNAALPFESYYIPVSDNGSSRSSNFLLEPLLSYNSLDQRQSQSQDFAWTYFVVDIPLGAAGGSIHVRINSDTKLNYEIYASYGGLPLEDKWDYFYANSTSNSNGSMFFKLYDSDEKNIGFYIVYASGGTWGFGIKHLTSSHQSQSQTTMAISVERCPRRCSSHGTCQNVVEMSGLSLYSFCKCDRTHGGFDCSVELVSHRGWTKGAEHRHSRGSQFGSQSFERANSGHMLQSVSLIASNAAFVFPAYWALRQKAFAEWVLYTSSGISSGLYHACDVGIWCALSLHVLQFMDFWLSFMAVVSTFVYLATIGETSKRAIHMVAAILTALMAETRTTRSSNVVLVIAIGATGLFAGWLIEFFTHDRRFSFSAELFLNLLHRWQTFKGWFRNLVKTLVRHFQWFFVLAGFVALSMAAISWSLESTESYWFWHSVWHVSIYMGSFFFLCSKVNAIECENQGSTSRDYQLTRQDSLSRCEDPQANA, translated from the exons ATGGCCGATTATTCGATTCTGGGTTTTGTTTATTCCAATCAATTTtacctttttattatttattttactaCTTTTCTCGTTAGCTGTTGTTCGCATGAAGatggttatggttctttcacaatttCAAGCTTTACCTACACTAAAACTTTCATCAGACCATATGATTGGCGTTATATCAGAG TTGATTTACCGACATCGTTTTCTTCAATGACTCTTGCTTTAGAGTCTGATGTGCACCTT GATAAAGATCATGTTCAGCAAGCTAATATATCTAATCTACCAATGATATGCGTTCGTGAAGGCAGCCCTCCTTTGCCTGATGCATATAACACCTCTATAACTGGTTTAG TGTTGGATCCTATTTCTAATGAATCATTGGGAACACAAAGTCTCCAATTTGCAGAGAAATGTTATCCTATGCAGAAAAATATTCTTTTAAAACTAACAAATGAGCAG ATTTCTCCAGGTGTATGGTACTTTGGCTTATTTAACGGTATTGAATCAACAACGACCCAATTAAAGATG ATATCAGGGTATTCTTTTAGTGGGAATGTGAGCGTTGAAGGTTGTATGGGCCCATCTAAGTCGGGCCAATTCTGTAACCAAACCATTGACCAACTTTCTTGCGTTAACCAAAATTCAACACAAGAAACCTTTGTTTCTTGTAGAAACAACTATGAAAGCTCGTGCAGCGGTCCAAAAGAACCAAAAGTCTACACTTTCGACTTGTTTGGAGTTTCCGAAAAAATAACGATCTcaacttcaaaagtcaaagtcaaccaAAATCAACTTTCAGATGGTACAACAAGTAATCAAACTCGTATTGGTTTGATGTGTTACGTTAGGCATGGCGCAATGCCATCATCGTCTATTCATGATTATTCAGGTAATATTGTTGATACCCCTTTGGCTATTCAATCGCCAAAAGTTGGCCGGTGGTATATTACCATTGTACCCATGGACCTCTCAAATGGAACAATGGGGAACGTGAAGGTTTGCTATTCGCTGACGTGGCAAATGCGTCAATGTCCTCAAAATAAAGCTGGTGTGAACTGTACATGGGAACGATACATGCTCCAG ACAGTTTTGAGGAAGAACGCCGCTCTTCCTTTTGAATCATATTATATACCCGTAAGCGATAATGGATCTTCGCGTTCATCTAATTTCCTTCTCGAGCCTCTTCTTAGCTACAATTCACTCGATCAacgtcaaagtcaaagtcaagattttgCATGGACTTATTTTGTAGTAGACATTCCCTTGGGTGCAGCTGGAGGAAGCATTCATGTTCGAATAAACTCGGATACTAAATTAAATTATGAAATCTATGCGTCGTACGGTGGATTACCATTGGAAGATAAATGGGATTACTTCTATGCGAATTCAACTAGCAACAGTAACGGTTCTATGTTCTTTAAGTTGTATGACTCAGATGAAAAGAATATCGGTTTTTATATTGTCTATGCTAGCGGAGGGACTTGGGGTTTTGGTATAAAACATTTGACTTCTTctcatcaaagtcaaagtcaaactaCTATGGCTATTTCGGTGGAACGATGCCCGAGAAGGTGTTCTTCTCATGGAACATGCCAAAATGTTGTTGAAATGAGTGGATTGTCACTCTACAG CTTTTGTAAGTGTGATCGTACACATGGAGGCTTCGACTGTAGCGTTGAACTTGTCTCGCATCGAG GATGGACAAAAGGAGCAGAGCATCGACATTCACGGGGTTCTCAGTTTGGTTCTCAGTCTTTTGAACGTGCAAATAGCG GACATATGCTGCAATCAGTTTCGCTTATTGCATCAAATGCTGCATTCGTGTTTCCGGCTTATTGGGCCCTACGTCAGAAG GCATTCGCAGAGTGGGTGCTCTATACATCTAGTGGTATTTCAAGCGGCTTATATCACGCGTGTGATGTTGGCATCTGGTGTGCGCTATCTTTACATGTTTTGCAG TTCATGGATTTCTGGCTTTCGTTCATGGCTGTAGTGAGCACATTTGTATACTTAGCGACCATTGGCGAAACTTCAAAGAGGGCAATTCATATGGTGGCTGCAATCCTTACAGCACTCATGGCAGAAACCCGAACTACAAG GTCCTCCAATGTTGTTCTTGTAATAGCAATCGGAGCAACCGGCCTTTTTGCTGGTTGGTTGATCGAGTTCTTCACGCACGATAGACGATTCTCGTTTTCTGCGGAGCTTTTTCTGAATTTGCTTCATAG GTGGCAGACATTTAAAGGATGGTTTCGTAACCTTGTAAAAACGCTTGTTAGACATTTTCAGTGGTTTTTTGTGCTTGCGGGATTTGTTGCATTATCAATGGCTGCCATAAGCTGGAGTCTCGAATCAACCGAAAGTTACTGGTTTTGGCATAG CGTGTGGCATGTATCGATATACATGGGTTCCTTCTTTTTTCTTTGCTCAAAAGTCAATGCGATCGAATGTGAGAATCAAGGGTCTACAAGCAGAGATTATCAGTTGACTCGACAAGATTCTCTCTCGAGATGTGAAGACCCACAAGCGAACGCGTAG
- the LOC110864800 gene encoding uncharacterized protein LOC110864800 isoform X2, which translates to MADYSILGFVYSNQFYLFIIYFTTFLVSCCSHEDGYGSFTISSFTYTKTFIRPYDWRYIRVDLPTSFSSMTLALESDVHLDKDHVQQANISNLPMICVREGSPPLPDAYNTSITGLVLDPISNESLGTQSLQFAEKCYPMQKNILLKLTNEQISPGVWYFGLFNGIESTTTQLKMISGYSFSGNVSVEGCMGPSKSGQFCNQTIDQLSCVNQNSTQETFVSCRNNYESSCSGPKEPKVYTFDLFGVSEKITISTSKVKVNQNQLSDGTTSNQTRIGLMCYVRHGAMPSSSIHDYSGNIVDTPLAIQSPKVGRWYITIVPMDLSNGTMGNVKVCYSLTWQMRQCPQNKAGVNCTWERYMLQTVLRKNAALPFESYYIPVSDNGSSRSSNFLLEPLLSYNSLDQRQSQSQDFAWTYFVVDIPLGAAGGSIHVRINSDTKLNYEIYASYGGLPLEDKWDYFYANSTSNSNGSMFFKLYDSDEKNIGFYIVYASGGTWGFGIKHLTSSHQSQSQTTMAISVERCPRRCSSHGTCQNVVEMSGLSLYSFCKCDRTHGGFDCSVELVSHRGHMLQSVSLIASNAAFVFPAYWALRQKAFAEWVLYTSSGISSGLYHACDVGIWCALSLHVLQFMDFWLSFMAVVSTFVYLATIGETSKRAIHMVAAILTALMAETRTTRSSNVVLVIAIGATGLFAGWLIEFFTHDRRFSFSAELFLNLLHRWQTFKGWFRNLVKTLVRHFQWFFVLAGFVALSMAAISWSLESTESYWFWHSVWHVSIYMGSFFFLCSKVNAIECENQGSTSRDYQLTRQDSLSRCEDPQANA; encoded by the exons ATGGCCGATTATTCGATTCTGGGTTTTGTTTATTCCAATCAATTTtacctttttattatttattttactaCTTTTCTCGTTAGCTGTTGTTCGCATGAAGatggttatggttctttcacaatttCAAGCTTTACCTACACTAAAACTTTCATCAGACCATATGATTGGCGTTATATCAGAG TTGATTTACCGACATCGTTTTCTTCAATGACTCTTGCTTTAGAGTCTGATGTGCACCTT GATAAAGATCATGTTCAGCAAGCTAATATATCTAATCTACCAATGATATGCGTTCGTGAAGGCAGCCCTCCTTTGCCTGATGCATATAACACCTCTATAACTGGTTTAG TGTTGGATCCTATTTCTAATGAATCATTGGGAACACAAAGTCTCCAATTTGCAGAGAAATGTTATCCTATGCAGAAAAATATTCTTTTAAAACTAACAAATGAGCAG ATTTCTCCAGGTGTATGGTACTTTGGCTTATTTAACGGTATTGAATCAACAACGACCCAATTAAAGATG ATATCAGGGTATTCTTTTAGTGGGAATGTGAGCGTTGAAGGTTGTATGGGCCCATCTAAGTCGGGCCAATTCTGTAACCAAACCATTGACCAACTTTCTTGCGTTAACCAAAATTCAACACAAGAAACCTTTGTTTCTTGTAGAAACAACTATGAAAGCTCGTGCAGCGGTCCAAAAGAACCAAAAGTCTACACTTTCGACTTGTTTGGAGTTTCCGAAAAAATAACGATCTcaacttcaaaagtcaaagtcaaccaAAATCAACTTTCAGATGGTACAACAAGTAATCAAACTCGTATTGGTTTGATGTGTTACGTTAGGCATGGCGCAATGCCATCATCGTCTATTCATGATTATTCAGGTAATATTGTTGATACCCCTTTGGCTATTCAATCGCCAAAAGTTGGCCGGTGGTATATTACCATTGTACCCATGGACCTCTCAAATGGAACAATGGGGAACGTGAAGGTTTGCTATTCGCTGACGTGGCAAATGCGTCAATGTCCTCAAAATAAAGCTGGTGTGAACTGTACATGGGAACGATACATGCTCCAG ACAGTTTTGAGGAAGAACGCCGCTCTTCCTTTTGAATCATATTATATACCCGTAAGCGATAATGGATCTTCGCGTTCATCTAATTTCCTTCTCGAGCCTCTTCTTAGCTACAATTCACTCGATCAacgtcaaagtcaaagtcaagattttgCATGGACTTATTTTGTAGTAGACATTCCCTTGGGTGCAGCTGGAGGAAGCATTCATGTTCGAATAAACTCGGATACTAAATTAAATTATGAAATCTATGCGTCGTACGGTGGATTACCATTGGAAGATAAATGGGATTACTTCTATGCGAATTCAACTAGCAACAGTAACGGTTCTATGTTCTTTAAGTTGTATGACTCAGATGAAAAGAATATCGGTTTTTATATTGTCTATGCTAGCGGAGGGACTTGGGGTTTTGGTATAAAACATTTGACTTCTTctcatcaaagtcaaagtcaaactaCTATGGCTATTTCGGTGGAACGATGCCCGAGAAGGTGTTCTTCTCATGGAACATGCCAAAATGTTGTTGAAATGAGTGGATTGTCACTCTACAG CTTTTGTAAGTGTGATCGTACACATGGAGGCTTCGACTGTAGCGTTGAACTTGTCTCGCATCGAG GACATATGCTGCAATCAGTTTCGCTTATTGCATCAAATGCTGCATTCGTGTTTCCGGCTTATTGGGCCCTACGTCAGAAG GCATTCGCAGAGTGGGTGCTCTATACATCTAGTGGTATTTCAAGCGGCTTATATCACGCGTGTGATGTTGGCATCTGGTGTGCGCTATCTTTACATGTTTTGCAG TTCATGGATTTCTGGCTTTCGTTCATGGCTGTAGTGAGCACATTTGTATACTTAGCGACCATTGGCGAAACTTCAAAGAGGGCAATTCATATGGTGGCTGCAATCCTTACAGCACTCATGGCAGAAACCCGAACTACAAG GTCCTCCAATGTTGTTCTTGTAATAGCAATCGGAGCAACCGGCCTTTTTGCTGGTTGGTTGATCGAGTTCTTCACGCACGATAGACGATTCTCGTTTTCTGCGGAGCTTTTTCTGAATTTGCTTCATAG GTGGCAGACATTTAAAGGATGGTTTCGTAACCTTGTAAAAACGCTTGTTAGACATTTTCAGTGGTTTTTTGTGCTTGCGGGATTTGTTGCATTATCAATGGCTGCCATAAGCTGGAGTCTCGAATCAACCGAAAGTTACTGGTTTTGGCATAG CGTGTGGCATGTATCGATATACATGGGTTCCTTCTTTTTTCTTTGCTCAAAAGTCAATGCGATCGAATGTGAGAATCAAGGGTCTACAAGCAGAGATTATCAGTTGACTCGACAAGATTCTCTCTCGAGATGTGAAGACCCACAAGCGAACGCGTAG
- the LOC110864800 gene encoding uncharacterized protein LOC110864800 isoform X3: MQKNILLKLTNEQISPGVWYFGLFNGIESTTTQLKMISGYSFSGNVSVEGCMGPSKSGQFCNQTIDQLSCVNQNSTQETFVSCRNNYESSCSGPKEPKVYTFDLFGVSEKITISTSKVKVNQNQLSDGTTSNQTRIGLMCYVRHGAMPSSSIHDYSGNIVDTPLAIQSPKVGRWYITIVPMDLSNGTMGNVKVCYSLTWQMRQCPQNKAGVNCTWERYMLQTVLRKNAALPFESYYIPVSDNGSSRSSNFLLEPLLSYNSLDQRQSQSQDFAWTYFVVDIPLGAAGGSIHVRINSDTKLNYEIYASYGGLPLEDKWDYFYANSTSNSNGSMFFKLYDSDEKNIGFYIVYASGGTWGFGIKHLTSSHQSQSQTTMAISVERCPRRCSSHGTCQNVVEMSGLSLYSFCKCDRTHGGFDCSVELVSHRGWTKGAEHRHSRGSQFGSQSFERANSGHMLQSVSLIASNAAFVFPAYWALRQKAFAEWVLYTSSGISSGLYHACDVGIWCALSLHVLQFMDFWLSFMAVVSTFVYLATIGETSKRAIHMVAAILTALMAETRTTRSSNVVLVIAIGATGLFAGWLIEFFTHDRRFSFSAELFLNLLHRWQTFKGWFRNLVKTLVRHFQWFFVLAGFVALSMAAISWSLESTESYWFWHSVWHVSIYMGSFFFLCSKVNAIECENQGSTSRDYQLTRQDSLSRCEDPQANA; encoded by the exons ATGCAGAAAAATATTCTTTTAAAACTAACAAATGAGCAG ATTTCTCCAGGTGTATGGTACTTTGGCTTATTTAACGGTATTGAATCAACAACGACCCAATTAAAGATG ATATCAGGGTATTCTTTTAGTGGGAATGTGAGCGTTGAAGGTTGTATGGGCCCATCTAAGTCGGGCCAATTCTGTAACCAAACCATTGACCAACTTTCTTGCGTTAACCAAAATTCAACACAAGAAACCTTTGTTTCTTGTAGAAACAACTATGAAAGCTCGTGCAGCGGTCCAAAAGAACCAAAAGTCTACACTTTCGACTTGTTTGGAGTTTCCGAAAAAATAACGATCTcaacttcaaaagtcaaagtcaaccaAAATCAACTTTCAGATGGTACAACAAGTAATCAAACTCGTATTGGTTTGATGTGTTACGTTAGGCATGGCGCAATGCCATCATCGTCTATTCATGATTATTCAGGTAATATTGTTGATACCCCTTTGGCTATTCAATCGCCAAAAGTTGGCCGGTGGTATATTACCATTGTACCCATGGACCTCTCAAATGGAACAATGGGGAACGTGAAGGTTTGCTATTCGCTGACGTGGCAAATGCGTCAATGTCCTCAAAATAAAGCTGGTGTGAACTGTACATGGGAACGATACATGCTCCAG ACAGTTTTGAGGAAGAACGCCGCTCTTCCTTTTGAATCATATTATATACCCGTAAGCGATAATGGATCTTCGCGTTCATCTAATTTCCTTCTCGAGCCTCTTCTTAGCTACAATTCACTCGATCAacgtcaaagtcaaagtcaagattttgCATGGACTTATTTTGTAGTAGACATTCCCTTGGGTGCAGCTGGAGGAAGCATTCATGTTCGAATAAACTCGGATACTAAATTAAATTATGAAATCTATGCGTCGTACGGTGGATTACCATTGGAAGATAAATGGGATTACTTCTATGCGAATTCAACTAGCAACAGTAACGGTTCTATGTTCTTTAAGTTGTATGACTCAGATGAAAAGAATATCGGTTTTTATATTGTCTATGCTAGCGGAGGGACTTGGGGTTTTGGTATAAAACATTTGACTTCTTctcatcaaagtcaaagtcaaactaCTATGGCTATTTCGGTGGAACGATGCCCGAGAAGGTGTTCTTCTCATGGAACATGCCAAAATGTTGTTGAAATGAGTGGATTGTCACTCTACAG CTTTTGTAAGTGTGATCGTACACATGGAGGCTTCGACTGTAGCGTTGAACTTGTCTCGCATCGAG GATGGACAAAAGGAGCAGAGCATCGACATTCACGGGGTTCTCAGTTTGGTTCTCAGTCTTTTGAACGTGCAAATAGCG GACATATGCTGCAATCAGTTTCGCTTATTGCATCAAATGCTGCATTCGTGTTTCCGGCTTATTGGGCCCTACGTCAGAAG GCATTCGCAGAGTGGGTGCTCTATACATCTAGTGGTATTTCAAGCGGCTTATATCACGCGTGTGATGTTGGCATCTGGTGTGCGCTATCTTTACATGTTTTGCAG TTCATGGATTTCTGGCTTTCGTTCATGGCTGTAGTGAGCACATTTGTATACTTAGCGACCATTGGCGAAACTTCAAAGAGGGCAATTCATATGGTGGCTGCAATCCTTACAGCACTCATGGCAGAAACCCGAACTACAAG GTCCTCCAATGTTGTTCTTGTAATAGCAATCGGAGCAACCGGCCTTTTTGCTGGTTGGTTGATCGAGTTCTTCACGCACGATAGACGATTCTCGTTTTCTGCGGAGCTTTTTCTGAATTTGCTTCATAG GTGGCAGACATTTAAAGGATGGTTTCGTAACCTTGTAAAAACGCTTGTTAGACATTTTCAGTGGTTTTTTGTGCTTGCGGGATTTGTTGCATTATCAATGGCTGCCATAAGCTGGAGTCTCGAATCAACCGAAAGTTACTGGTTTTGGCATAG CGTGTGGCATGTATCGATATACATGGGTTCCTTCTTTTTTCTTTGCTCAAAAGTCAATGCGATCGAATGTGAGAATCAAGGGTCTACAAGCAGAGATTATCAGTTGACTCGACAAGATTCTCTCTCGAGATGTGAAGACCCACAAGCGAACGCGTAG